In a genomic window of uncultured Flavobacterium sp.:
- a CDS encoding GntR family transcriptional regulator, with product MNIISIQNNIGLPKYKQIILSIEKAIEEEKLVKGDRLPSVNKVCLAFSLSRDTVLLGYDELKKRGIIYAIPGKGYYVKSVEITIKQKIFLLFDELNIFKEDIYNSFLKNIGKNVQVDIFFHHFNVQVFQKLINDSNGNYTKYIIMPTNLTGVAEILKTLPVNEVIILDQTNPDLKLYPAIYQNHQKDIFEGLYKGKVKLNKYEKLILIFPGFREPLGMKLGFEHFCTEYNFEYEIITEFTDREITLGDLYIIPNDRDLVRVIESARDQHLKLGIDFGIISYNETPLKKIVANGITTISTHFETMGKILAEMVLKGNKEQIENKFSLIIRNSL from the coding sequence ATGAATATTATTTCTATTCAAAATAACATTGGATTGCCAAAATATAAGCAGATAATTCTCTCAATAGAAAAGGCAATCGAAGAAGAAAAATTAGTCAAAGGCGATCGGCTTCCGTCAGTAAATAAAGTCTGTTTGGCTTTTTCATTGTCGCGCGATACCGTTTTGTTGGGCTATGACGAACTCAAAAAACGCGGAATTATTTATGCCATTCCAGGCAAAGGATATTACGTTAAGAGCGTTGAAATCACCATAAAACAAAAGATTTTTTTACTTTTTGATGAGTTAAATATTTTCAAGGAAGATATTTATAATTCATTTTTAAAGAACATTGGCAAAAATGTACAAGTCGATATTTTCTTTCACCATTTTAATGTTCAGGTATTTCAAAAACTGATAAACGACAGTAACGGAAATTATACCAAGTACATTATTATGCCGACTAATTTAACTGGTGTGGCTGAAATTTTAAAAACCCTACCAGTAAACGAGGTAATTATTCTCGATCAGACCAATCCTGATTTAAAATTATATCCCGCCATTTATCAAAATCACCAGAAAGATATTTTTGAAGGTTTATACAAAGGAAAAGTAAAATTGAATAAATATGAAAAGCTAATTTTGATCTTTCCCGGTTTTAGAGAACCTCTTGGAATGAAGTTAGGATTTGAACATTTTTGCACCGAATATAATTTTGAATACGAAATTATAACCGAATTTACAGACAGAGAAATTACGCTGGGAGATCTTTATATTATCCCGAATGACAGGGATTTGGTTCGTGTAATTGAAAGCGCCAGAGATCAACATTTGAAACTCGGAATTGATTTTGGAATTATATCTTATAATGAAACGCCGCTAAAAAAGATCGTAGCAAACGGAATCACAACAATTTCTACACATTTTGAAACAATGGGAAAAATTCTGGCCGAAATGGTTCTTAAAGGAAATAAAGAACAAATCGAGAACAAGTTTTCTTTGATTATTCGAAATTCTTTGTAA
- a CDS encoding transketolase translates to MNNKIDQSAADNIRALAISMVEKANSGHPGGSMGGADFMHILYSEYLKFDPTDMNWIFRDRFFMDAGHLSALMYAQYHLLGNYEKSDLENFRQWGSVTPGHPEIDVKRGIENTSGPLGQGHAMGVGAAIAAKFLSARFENLFDHKIYGFITDGGVQEEISQGAGRIAGHLGLNNFIMFYDSNDVQLSSMTDEVTTENTAMKYESWGWKVITIDGHNHAHIRSALNAAHAELERPTLIIGRTIMGKGCVTADGTMYEGQCELHGKPIGATKADFEKTLLNLGANPEDSFAVYEDVAAHYKTILAKKTEEASERKTQILAWDNQNPKLAEKIKNFFNGDLPTLDFSTVVQKANAATRDASAAVLGYLAENVENMIVSSADLSNSDKTDGFLKKSSVLQKNNFSGGFLQAGVAELTMAAIANGIALHGGVIPVVATFFVFSDYMKPAIRLAAIQELAVKYVWTHDSFRVGEDGPTHQPIEQEAQIRLLEKIKNHSGDQSLLALRPADAVETSVAWQMALENKKTPTGLILSRQDIKGLPTNGKPRFEEASQAKKGGYLVKETQDPDITLIANGSEVATLIEAANELEQIIKIKINVASIISEGLFRSQSGEYQESVIPNNALVFGLTAGLPVNLENLVGSKGQVFGLDHFGYSAPASVLDQKFGFTSKNACEEILKYLEKNNYNISK, encoded by the coding sequence ATGAACAACAAAATAGACCAATCAGCCGCAGATAATATACGCGCTTTAGCCATTTCGATGGTTGAGAAAGCAAATTCCGGTCATCCGGGAGGATCGATGGGCGGCGCCGATTTCATGCACATTTTATATTCTGAATATTTAAAATTCGATCCAACAGACATGAATTGGATTTTTAGAGACCGATTTTTTATGGATGCCGGACATCTTTCGGCTTTAATGTATGCTCAATATCATTTGTTGGGAAATTACGAAAAATCAGATTTAGAAAACTTCAGACAATGGGGTTCTGTAACGCCTGGACATCCTGAAATTGATGTAAAAAGAGGTATCGAAAATACTTCAGGACCATTAGGGCAAGGACATGCAATGGGAGTTGGAGCTGCAATTGCTGCAAAGTTTTTATCGGCAAGATTTGAGAATTTATTCGATCATAAAATTTACGGTTTCATAACTGACGGAGGTGTTCAGGAAGAGATTTCGCAAGGTGCCGGACGTATTGCCGGACATTTAGGATTGAACAATTTCATAATGTTTTATGATTCAAATGATGTTCAGCTTTCGTCAATGACAGATGAGGTTACGACCGAAAATACAGCAATGAAATACGAATCCTGGGGATGGAAAGTGATCACAATTGATGGTCATAATCATGCACATATTCGTTCTGCATTAAACGCAGCGCACGCCGAATTAGAGCGACCAACTCTAATTATTGGAAGAACAATTATGGGAAAAGGTTGCGTTACCGCCGATGGAACGATGTATGAAGGACAATGCGAATTGCACGGAAAACCAATTGGAGCGACAAAAGCAGATTTTGAAAAAACGTTATTGAATTTAGGCGCAAATCCAGAAGATTCATTTGCAGTTTATGAAGATGTTGCAGCTCATTATAAAACGATTTTAGCAAAGAAAACAGAAGAAGCTTCAGAAAGAAAAACGCAAATTTTGGCTTGGGATAATCAAAATCCAAAATTAGCCGAAAAGATAAAAAACTTCTTTAATGGAGATTTACCAACTTTAGATTTTAGTACTGTTGTTCAAAAAGCAAATGCTGCAACACGAGATGCTTCGGCGGCGGTTTTAGGATATTTGGCAGAAAATGTAGAGAACATGATTGTGTCTTCTGCCGATTTATCGAATAGTGATAAAACAGATGGTTTCCTGAAAAAATCATCGGTTTTGCAAAAGAATAATTTCAGCGGAGGATTTCTACAAGCAGGAGTTGCCGAATTAACAATGGCGGCAATCGCTAACGGAATCGCGCTTCATGGCGGAGTTATTCCGGTTGTGGCTACTTTTTTTGTGTTTTCAGATTATATGAAACCGGCAATTCGTTTGGCAGCAATTCAGGAATTAGCCGTAAAATATGTCTGGACGCACGATTCTTTTCGCGTAGGCGAAGATGGACCAACGCACCAGCCAATTGAGCAAGAAGCTCAGATAAGATTATTGGAAAAAATCAAAAATCATTCAGGCGATCAAAGTTTATTAGCGCTTCGTCCTGCTGATGCTGTTGAAACTTCTGTGGCGTGGCAAATGGCATTAGAAAACAAAAAAACACCAACAGGATTAATTCTTTCGAGACAAGATATTAAGGGTCTTCCAACAAATGGAAAGCCAAGATTTGAAGAAGCGAGTCAAGCTAAAAAAGGTGGTTATTTGGTAAAAGAAACTCAAGATCCAGATATTACTTTAATTGCAAACGGATCTGAAGTCGCAACACTTATTGAGGCCGCAAACGAATTGGAACAAATCATTAAGATTAAAATAAATGTAGCTTCCATTATTTCAGAAGGACTTTTTAGATCACAATCTGGAGAATATCAGGAAAGTGTTATTCCTAATAATGCTTTAGTTTTTGGACTTACGGCGGGACTTCCTGTTAATCTCGAAAATTTGGTTGGAAGTAAAGGTCAAGTATTTGGATTGGACCATTTTGGATATTCGGCTCCGGCTTCTGTTTTAGATCAGAAATTTGGATTTACCAGTAAAAATGCCTGCGAAGAAATCCTTAAATATTTAGAAAAAAATAATTATAACATATCAAAATAA
- the fsa gene encoding fructose-6-phosphate aldolase: MKFFIDTANLKDIKEANDLGVLDGVTTNPSLMAKEGITGAQNILDHYIKICELVDGDVSAEVISTDFDGMVAEGEKLAALHPQIVVKIPMIKDGVKAIRYFANKGIRTNCTLVFSAGQALLAAKAGATYVSPFIGRLDDVSTDGMVLIEDIRLIYDNYGFETQILAASVRNVMHIINCAKTGSDVITGPLSAIEGLLKHPLTDIGLATFLADYQKGNS, encoded by the coding sequence ATGAAATTTTTTATAGATACAGCAAATTTAAAAGATATTAAAGAAGCCAATGATTTAGGCGTTTTAGATGGTGTAACCACAAACCCGTCATTGATGGCAAAAGAAGGAATTACTGGCGCACAAAATATTTTAGATCATTATATAAAAATTTGCGAATTGGTAGACGGCGATGTTAGTGCCGAAGTTATCTCAACAGATTTTGACGGAATGGTTGCCGAAGGTGAAAAACTTGCTGCTTTGCATCCGCAAATTGTAGTGAAAATCCCAATGATAAAAGATGGTGTAAAAGCAATCAGATATTTTGCAAATAAAGGAATTAGAACCAATTGTACTTTAGTGTTTTCTGCTGGTCAGGCTTTATTGGCAGCAAAAGCCGGAGCAACTTATGTATCGCCATTTATTGGTCGTCTTGATGATGTTTCGACCGACGGAATGGTTTTGATCGAAGACATTAGATTGATTTATGACAATTATGGTTTTGAAACTCAAATTCTGGCAGCTTCAGTTCGTAATGTAATGCATATTATTAATTGCGCAAAAACCGGTTCTGATGTAATTACTGGTCCATTAAGTGCAATCGAAGGTTTATTAAAACATCCGTTAACGGATATTGGTCTGGCAACTTTCCTTGCAGATTATCAAAAAGGAAATAGTTAG
- a CDS encoding NUDIX domain-containing protein, which produces MLNSYSSADKALLAVDCIIFGFDNEGLKILLIKRDFEPEKGKWSLIGGFLKRDEVLDNAAIRILNTYTGLNDIYMEQLYAYSEIDRDPVERTISVSYYALINIENHNAELIKNYHAQWFSVADAPNLIFDHNEMVDHAIRRLRYRTSIKPIGFELLPEKFTMRQLLELYEAILSKELDKRNFISKINSLEILNKLDEKDMQSSRKGSYLYTFNKEKYEEKLLNDFVLNL; this is translated from the coding sequence ATGCTAAACAGTTATAGCTCTGCAGACAAGGCTTTATTAGCAGTAGATTGCATCATTTTCGGATTCGATAATGAAGGTTTAAAAATACTTTTGATTAAAAGAGATTTCGAGCCCGAAAAAGGAAAATGGTCCTTAATTGGTGGTTTCTTAAAACGTGACGAAGTATTAGATAACGCTGCTATCAGAATTTTGAATACATATACAGGTTTGAACGATATTTATATGGAGCAGTTATATGCTTACAGCGAAATCGATCGTGATCCTGTCGAAAGAACCATTTCGGTTTCTTATTATGCATTGATTAATATCGAAAACCATAATGCCGAATTAATAAAAAATTATCACGCACAATGGTTCAGTGTTGCCGATGCGCCAAACTTAATTTTTGACCATAACGAAATGGTAGATCACGCCATTCGAAGATTGCGTTACAGAACTTCAATAAAACCTATTGGGTTTGAATTGTTGCCTGAGAAATTCACCATGCGTCAATTATTAGAATTGTACGAAGCAATTTTAAGTAAGGAATTGGACAAAAGAAACTTTATCAGTAAAATTAATTCTTTGGAAATCCTGAATAAACTAGATGAAAAAGACATGCAATCTTCCCGAAAAGGATCTTATTTGTATACATTCAATAAAGAAAAATACGAAGAGAAATTATTGAATGATTTTGTATTGAATTTGTAA
- a CDS encoding TonB-dependent receptor, whose translation MITNQRLLFFCNFLLPKKEWLLALLMLLFSVNQMSAQGKVISGVVTSASDKLPLPGVNIMIKGTKTVAVTGFDGEYSIKASPNDVLIFSFIGFQNKEIAVSNQSKVDATLSEDTNKLNEVVVIGYGTQKKSDLTGSVSVVNLESAKKTVTYDAAKMLQGQVPGVTVQSSGEPGGFVNIKIRGITSFSNNNPLFVIDGIMVDAPYDFAPGEIESMQVLKDASSAAIYGVRGANGVVIITTKKGKAGKSEVKFKSIVGLQNVTKKWDVTDRLGYQQITSEAERNRDIRAGVPVSIAPGNDPTSPSYITNVNTDWQKEALQTGVIQNQTLTFTGGAESIAYSFNIDYFKNTSYVKTPQDYERLSTNLNLNGKKGKFKYGAKIAYTQSDKEIFNEYNAGQTVISDILNAVPTMPVYDSNRLGGYGGTDNLTQRAISMNPIGYNNLITNNGKRNRFIGDVWGEFEIVKGLKYKLDVSYDRTDWENRKFIPPSDLGWYYITTNDEASLDVTTGNELRTFLNNLLTYEITLGKHKIDALAGWIQEKRDNHSYTQRGVGYTPGEIPMLQYADARNASEYKFTITGVSYITRLNYSFDDRYLLQANFRQDRTSLFSEKNNSANFYSFSGGWKISNEKFLHLPSWVSNIKLRGGYGTLGNNTIPQYFFASTVNSFAGYDFNNALAPGTTVVAALDPNVKWEKTTSKNIALELGFFNNDLQFTGEYFIKKSTDLLLGVPLPFSTGAFPANITTNAGDMENHGFEFTASYSNHHNKFKYDISGNVGTLRNKITKIGVNGNPIYGAVSKTEVGRSAGELFAWEAIGIFQNAAEVAASPKQTGAAPGDVKFKDVNGDGIITDADRTFQGVSIPKYGFGLNFSASYENFDFSMFWQGSGGNKVFNAMYRNLMAGQYGNHSTDELNYWTPTNTNTNVPAPVIGDPNGNGRDSNRFIESGDYMRLQTMELGFNIPMKDKFIQKARVYLNGQNLWTITKYSGYDPDFNSDGLISRGYDAGSFPNPRTISLGVEVNF comes from the coding sequence ATGATAACAAACCAACGATTATTATTTTTTTGCAATTTTTTATTGCCAAAAAAAGAATGGCTTTTAGCATTATTAATGCTACTATTTTCCGTTAATCAAATGTCGGCTCAAGGCAAAGTGATTAGCGGAGTTGTTACCTCGGCATCAGACAAATTGCCTTTGCCGGGAGTGAATATTATGATAAAGGGAACAAAAACAGTTGCAGTAACTGGTTTTGATGGAGAATATTCGATTAAAGCATCTCCAAATGATGTATTAATCTTTTCATTTATAGGATTTCAAAATAAAGAAATAGCAGTAAGTAACCAATCTAAGGTTGATGCGACATTAAGCGAAGACACTAATAAACTGAACGAAGTTGTAGTTATTGGTTACGGAACACAAAAGAAATCTGATTTAACGGGATCTGTAAGTGTTGTAAATCTGGAATCGGCAAAAAAAACGGTTACATACGATGCTGCAAAAATGCTTCAGGGACAAGTTCCGGGAGTTACGGTTCAATCTTCTGGAGAACCGGGAGGTTTTGTAAATATCAAAATTAGAGGTATAACTTCTTTCAGTAATAACAATCCTCTTTTTGTTATTGACGGTATTATGGTTGATGCTCCTTATGATTTTGCACCGGGAGAAATTGAATCTATGCAGGTTTTAAAAGACGCTTCTTCGGCAGCTATTTATGGTGTTCGTGGAGCAAATGGAGTTGTAATTATTACGACTAAAAAAGGAAAAGCAGGTAAATCTGAGGTTAAATTCAAATCTATTGTTGGACTTCAGAATGTAACTAAAAAATGGGACGTAACGGACCGTTTAGGATATCAGCAAATTACAAGCGAAGCAGAAAGAAACAGAGATATCAGAGCTGGTGTTCCGGTGAGTATTGCTCCTGGAAATGATCCTACAAGCCCTTCTTATATTACAAATGTAAACACAGACTGGCAAAAAGAAGCTTTACAAACTGGTGTTATACAAAATCAGACATTGACATTTACAGGTGGCGCAGAAAGTATTGCTTATAGCTTTAATATTGATTATTTCAAGAATACGAGTTATGTAAAAACGCCACAGGATTATGAGAGATTATCAACAAATTTGAATTTGAATGGTAAAAAAGGAAAATTCAAATACGGCGCAAAAATCGCTTACACACAATCTGATAAAGAGATTTTTAACGAATACAATGCAGGACAAACTGTAATTAGCGACATTTTGAATGCGGTACCAACCATGCCGGTTTATGATTCGAACAGACTTGGAGGTTACGGAGGTACAGATAATTTGACTCAAAGAGCGATCTCAATGAACCCAATTGGATATAATAATTTGATTACCAACAACGGAAAAAGAAACCGTTTTATAGGAGATGTTTGGGGAGAATTTGAGATTGTTAAAGGTCTTAAATATAAATTGGATGTGAGTTATGACAGAACCGACTGGGAAAACAGAAAATTTATTCCGCCAAGTGATTTAGGCTGGTATTATATTACTACAAATGACGAAGCTTCTTTGGATGTAACTACCGGAAATGAGTTAAGAACTTTTTTGAATAATTTATTGACGTATGAAATCACTCTTGGAAAACACAAAATTGATGCACTTGCAGGATGGATTCAGGAAAAAAGAGACAATCATAGTTATACTCAAAGAGGTGTAGGTTATACTCCGGGAGAAATCCCAATGCTTCAATATGCAGACGCAAGAAATGCAAGCGAATATAAATTTACAATTACAGGAGTATCATACATTACAAGATTAAATTATTCTTTTGATGACAGATATTTGTTACAAGCAAATTTCAGACAAGATAGAACTTCGCTTTTCAGCGAAAAAAATAATTCAGCAAACTTCTACTCTTTTTCAGGAGGTTGGAAAATTAGCAACGAAAAGTTCTTGCATTTACCATCTTGGGTAAGCAATATTAAACTTAGAGGAGGTTACGGAACATTGGGTAACAATACAATTCCGCAATATTTCTTTGCTTCGACAGTAAACAGTTTTGCAGGTTACGATTTTAATAATGCACTTGCTCCGGGAACAACTGTGGTAGCAGCACTTGACCCTAATGTAAAATGGGAAAAAACAACCAGTAAAAACATTGCACTTGAATTAGGATTTTTTAATAATGACTTACAATTTACAGGAGAATATTTTATAAAAAAATCAACTGATTTATTATTAGGAGTTCCATTGCCATTTTCTACAGGAGCATTTCCTGCAAATATCACGACAAATGCAGGAGATATGGAAAATCATGGTTTTGAGTTTACAGCATCTTACAGCAATCACCACAATAAATTCAAATATGATATTTCTGGTAACGTAGGAACTTTAAGAAATAAAATTACCAAAATTGGTGTTAACGGAAACCCTATTTACGGAGCAGTTTCAAAAACAGAAGTTGGAAGATCTGCAGGAGAACTTTTTGCTTGGGAAGCGATTGGAATTTTTCAAAATGCAGCTGAGGTTGCAGCTTCGCCAAAACAAACTGGTGCAGCGCCTGGAGACGTAAAATTTAAAGATGTAAACGGCGACGGAATTATCACAGATGCTGATAGAACTTTTCAGGGAGTATCAATTCCTAAATATGGTTTTGGATTGAATTTCAGTGCTTCTTATGAGAATTTTGACTTCTCAATGTTCTGGCAAGGTAGCGGAGGAAATAAAGTTTTCAACGCAATGTACCGCAATTTAATGGCTGGACAATACGGAAATCACAGTACAGATGAGTTGAACTATTGGACTCCAACAAACACAAATACAAATGTTCCGGCTCCGGTTATTGGTGATCCTAACGGAAACGGAAGAGATTCTAACAGATTCATTGAAAGCGGTGATTATATGAGATTGCAAACAATGGAATTGGGTTTCAATATTCCGATGAAGGATAAATTTATCCAAAAAGCAAGAGTATATCTTAACGGACAAAACTTGTGGACTATTACAAAATACAGTGGATATGACCCTGATTTTAATAGTGACGGATTAATTTCAAGAGGATACGATGCAGGATCTTTTCCAAATCCAAGAACAATTTCTCTAGGAGTAGAAGTAAATTTCTAA
- a CDS encoding RagB/SusD family nutrient uptake outer membrane protein produces MKYKIYNYIAVFFSLALVTTSCVDNEDLTQLDPNNNAVDSFWKTDEDAIQGVNAAYGSLLTDGTYMRSTPLLLDARSDDARTNSPWGSMYNAGHFNSNVADASIYGWAFETYYQGVYRANQVLTNVPGIKFQDEALKNRILGQAYFLRGLYLFHAVNMFKNVPLPTELAVYYPQKTQAEGWAQVIADFKAAAELLPTSYSGISGLDAGQKGRATKGAALGYLGKTYLFIKDFTNAKTTFKQVIDLGVYSLVSNYRDNFTTANENNSESLFEVQFSRDAGGVDLGWGGAPASGWGKTSARAITYAPRAFGWTDVQPSWALFNEFHDEKTKTGELDPRLDATIFYNKPGGMKLYGQDFATFYAKSPGDLNDIFCRKYQNSDGEFANEYDWRSGINERLLRYADILLMYAETLNETGDTQGAYGYIQMVRNRVGLPELSTAKPNMTQDQMREQIGHERFLEFPLEGHRFDDIRRWGWLENTAKLAWLKARDAEFNSYTPGREYYPIPQLEMDNNPGTKQNDSY; encoded by the coding sequence ATGAAATATAAAATATATAACTATATAGCAGTTTTCTTTTCACTGGCTTTGGTAACAACAAGCTGCGTTGATAATGAAGATTTGACCCAATTAGACCCAAATAATAATGCAGTCGATTCGTTTTGGAAAACAGATGAGGACGCAATCCAAGGAGTAAATGCAGCTTACGGAAGTTTATTGACAGATGGAACTTACATGAGAAGTACGCCATTATTATTGGACGCAAGATCAGATGATGCACGTACAAACAGTCCTTGGGGATCGATGTATAATGCTGGACATTTTAACTCAAATGTAGCCGATGCTTCAATTTATGGATGGGCTTTTGAAACGTATTATCAGGGAGTTTACCGCGCTAATCAGGTTTTGACAAATGTACCGGGAATTAAATTTCAAGACGAAGCACTTAAAAACAGAATATTAGGACAAGCGTATTTCTTAAGAGGATTATATCTTTTTCACGCCGTTAATATGTTCAAAAATGTTCCGTTACCAACAGAATTAGCCGTTTATTATCCTCAAAAAACACAAGCAGAAGGTTGGGCACAAGTAATTGCTGACTTTAAAGCTGCCGCTGAATTATTGCCAACTTCATACAGTGGAATTTCTGGACTTGATGCAGGTCAAAAAGGACGCGCTACAAAAGGTGCAGCATTAGGATATTTAGGAAAAACGTATTTGTTTATAAAGGATTTTACGAATGCAAAAACAACATTCAAACAAGTTATCGATTTAGGAGTTTATTCCTTAGTTTCAAACTATCGCGACAACTTCACAACAGCAAACGAAAACAATTCAGAATCTCTTTTTGAAGTACAATTTAGCAGAGATGCAGGTGGAGTAGATTTAGGTTGGGGAGGAGCTCCGGCATCAGGTTGGGGAAAAACTTCGGCAAGAGCCATAACTTATGCACCAAGAGCTTTTGGATGGACAGACGTTCAGCCTTCATGGGCATTATTTAATGAATTTCATGACGAAAAAACGAAAACTGGAGAACTTGATCCACGTTTAGACGCTACAATATTTTATAATAAACCAGGCGGAATGAAATTATACGGACAAGATTTTGCTACTTTCTATGCTAAAAGTCCGGGAGATTTAAATGATATATTCTGTAGAAAATACCAAAATTCAGATGGAGAATTTGCAAACGAATACGACTGGCGTTCCGGAATCAACGAACGTTTGTTGAGATACGCAGATATTCTTTTAATGTATGCAGAAACCTTAAACGAAACAGGAGATACTCAGGGAGCTTACGGATATATTCAAATGGTAAGAAACAGAGTTGGATTGCCGGAATTATCAACAGCAAAACCAAACATGACTCAGGATCAAATGAGAGAACAAATTGGTCATGAAAGATTCTTAGAATTCCCTCTTGAAGGACACCGTTTTGATGATATTCGTCGTTGGGGATGGTTAGAAAATACTGCAAAATTAGCTTGGTTAAAAGCAAGAGATGCAGAGTTTAATTCTTATACACCAGGAAGAGAATATTACCCAATTCCACAATTAGAAATGGACAATAATCCGGGAACAAAACAGAATGACAGTTATTAA
- a CDS encoding arabinan endo-1,5-alpha-L-arabinosidase — protein MKTIISLVLLAVLLVSCQNEDVINPSSEGATAVAGTQNSQIKSSTAKTVTGTVPSHDPSTIVKSGVNYYVFTTGDNIPMTYSTNLTSWTWGTSVFTSTPSWITGYVPGFVKTFWAPDVAWFNNRWNMYYSCSTFGSAKSAIGLVTAPSISQSAGTTWTDRGVVVSSSSSSDVNAIDPSILVDGSNVYMAYGSWHAGIGVIQINPSTGKTTGSRTIVAGGSSASWEAPCLIKEGSYYYMFVNRGTCCNGVNSTYYIVVGRSTSPFGPFVDKNGTALTNGGGTTVLATQGNYIGPGHLSRIVGTQKGSVHYYDGADNGNPKLEIVYFTWASGWPTLSY, from the coding sequence ATGAAAACAATTATAAGTTTGGTTTTATTAGCAGTATTATTAGTAAGTTGTCAAAATGAAGATGTCATAAATCCTTCATCAGAGGGCGCAACTGCGGTTGCAGGAACTCAAAATTCTCAAATTAAAAGCTCAACAGCAAAAACAGTTACAGGAACCGTTCCTTCGCACGATCCAAGTACGATTGTAAAAAGCGGAGTCAATTATTACGTTTTTACAACAGGCGATAATATCCCAATGACTTATTCTACAAATTTAACAAGCTGGACTTGGGGAACATCAGTATTTACTTCTACACCAAGTTGGATCACAGGATATGTTCCGGGATTTGTAAAAACATTTTGGGCACCGGATGTAGCTTGGTTCAATAACCGTTGGAATATGTATTATTCTTGTTCCACTTTTGGTTCTGCGAAATCTGCGATTGGTTTAGTAACTGCACCTTCAATTTCGCAAAGCGCAGGAACAACCTGGACAGATCGAGGCGTTGTAGTTTCTTCGTCTTCATCATCGGATGTAAATGCGATCGATCCTTCAATTTTAGTAGACGGAAGTAATGTTTATATGGCTTACGGTTCTTGGCATGCAGGAATTGGAGTAATCCAAATAAATCCTTCAACAGGAAAAACAACAGGAAGCAGAACAATCGTCGCTGGCGGAAGCAGTGCAAGTTGGGAAGCACCTTGTTTAATCAAAGAAGGAAGTTATTACTATATGTTCGTCAACAGAGGCACTTGCTGCAACGGCGTAAACAGTACTTATTATATTGTAGTTGGCCGCTCAACAAGTCCGTTTGGACCATTTGTTGACAAAAACGGAACTGCATTAACAAACGGTGGCGGAACAACAGTTTTAGCAACACAAGGAAATTATATTGGACCTGGACATTTATCCAGAATCGTGGGAACTCAAAAAGGATCTGTTCATTATTATGATGGCGCAGACAACGGAAATCCAAAACTAGAAATTGTATATTTTACATGGGCATCAGGATGGCCTACACTTTCTTATTAA